A region of Anoplopoma fimbria isolate UVic2021 breed Golden Eagle Sablefish chromosome 24, Afim_UVic_2022, whole genome shotgun sequence DNA encodes the following proteins:
- the LOC129113166 gene encoding proto-oncogene DBL produces the protein MADSNPLRGFPRLRRAATSFPGNLHLVLVLHPTGLFSSAPSPSSSTDLGFRFSQDDFLLKMPVVMLRSVGDLLRYIDENHLTSDFTAKVEYCQSDWIVLRTAIETFAVSVKEIAQLLQGFGSELSETELPDEANAIEFLLHSQTNRYRQMKDNIRSVQKEGRLLLSNLETVKASKRDVEEERELQSDMDTVQRLLAQLRDMEEAFDGFFEKHHLKMQQYLQLLHYEMSFQQMEEALERITDQVTENGSVGTTVVQTEQLLTDLEMLDTHAQDEMARAQVQILHGHQLAANHHYAMALIVQRCNELRHHCDVITTAIRTKRASLTRARDLLLRLEGALQWCDDGAYLLASQMVDKFQTKEGAQQALQYLSCHQERAPSALKNDQDILSLEFEAILTPQLQSQISMVTEKLNVVQSMIRNREQCLKKLADIQVRPIQLVAPRPDLDQASQRCKSPLFSPKHGVDFNVLNSKFSFDLLPGKRAARKNNNQRKIEVMHDFQGNHSCLYVSTTETDSEAEDNPEQLTRHIMKELIATERIYVDELLSVLLGYRAEMEDPSMSNLLPPALRCQKDVLFGNMPEIYQFHSRIFLQDLQGCLETPERVGTCFLQRKAKFQVYERYCQNKPGSELLWRQCSDSPFFKECQKKLDHKLGLDSYLLKPVQRLTKYQLLLKELLKHCTEERYRCELQQALDSMLELLKSVNDSMHQIAITGYQGDLSQLGRVVMQGGFSVWISHKRTAVRMKELARFKPMQRHLFLYDLALLFCKRRDEDTHERTPFYSFKSCLRMSAVGITENVKGDVKKFEIWYSGREVVYIIQAPTLEVKVAWLTEIRKILSNQQRLRQDEAPSLPLSDNPLSDSASEMCVSWGGASVGGCSACLPVPHSSSTTSYSHRLRGEESIDTSPAHTEPVVQSPRRTWPVPAHSVAICEGLEDWGAATDLSNLSDSDEEDQPSPLVAGRYRVMVESSMASTDDIIFNCGDVIQLLHEELSGMWMVRNVSRGEEGRVLPEDLHRILGETC, from the exons ATGGCCGACTCCAACCCGCTGCGGGGGTTCCCCCGTCTGCGCCGGGCCGCG ACCTCGTTTCCAGGAAATCTGCATCTGGTGTTGGTGCTCCACCCCACCGGCTTGTTTAGCTCAGCCCCCAGTCCGTCTTCAAGCACTGACCTGGGCTTCCGCTTCAGCCAAGATGACTTCCTGTTAAAGATGCCG GTGGTGATGCTGCGTTCAGTTGGTGATCTTCTGCGATACATCGATGAAAACCACCTGACATCTGACTTCACTGCAAAAGTGGAGTACTGCCAAAGTGACTGGATCGTCCTCCGCACG gccaTCGAGACCTTTGCGGTGTCAGTGAAGGAGATCGCCCAGCTGCTGCAGGGCTTTGGATCAGAGCTATCGGAGACCGAACTTCCGGATGAAGCCAATGCCATCGAGTTCCTGCTGCACTCCCAAACAAACCGATACAGACAGATGAAG GACAATATCCGGAGCGTGCAGAAAGAAGGTAGGCTGCTGCTGTCGAACCTGGAGACTGTGAAGGCCTCTAAGAGAgatgtagaggaggagagagagctgcaATCAGACATGGACACTGTTCAAAG ACTCCTGGCTCAGCTCAGAGACATGGAGGAAGCATTTGATGGCTTCTTTGAGAAACACCACCTGAAGATGCAGCAGTACCTGCAGTTGCTGCACTACGAAATGAGTTTTCAGCAG atGGAGGAGGCACTGGAGAGGATCACTGACCAGGTGACGGAAAACGGCTCTGTGGGAACCACCGTGGTTCAGACAGAACAGCTACTGACGGACCTGGAGATGCTGGACACACACGCTCAG GATGAGATGGCCCGTGCCCAGGTGCAGATCCTGCATGGCCACCAGTTGGCCGCCAACCACCATTACGCCATGGCGCTCATCGTCCAGCGCTGCAACGAGCTGCGACATCACTGTGACGTCATCACCACTGCCATACGCACCAAGCGGGCCTCGCTTACCCGAGCCAGAGACCTGCTGCTCCGCCTTGAAGGG gcCCTTCAGTGGTGTGATGATGGCGCCTATCTCCTGGCCAGCCAGATGGTGGACAAGTTCCAAACCAAAGAGGGAGCTCAGCAGGCACTGCAGTACCTGAGCTGTCACCAGGAGAGGGCGCCGTCTGCACTGAAAAACGACCAGGACATTCTGAGCCTGGAGTTTGAAGCCATCCTCACCCCACAGCTGCAG TCCCAAATTTCCATGGTAACGGAGAAGCTGAATGTGGTGCAGTCCATGATCAGAAACAGAGAGCAGTGTCTGAAGAAGTTGGCGGATATACAAGTCAGACCGATTCAGCTGGTGGCCCCCAGGCCTGACCTCGACCAGGCCTCGCAGCGCTGCAAGTCACCCCTCTTCTCCCCCAAACATG GTGTGGACTTTAACGTCCTGAACTCTAAGTTCTCCTTTGACCTGCTACCTGGCAAAAGAGCCGCGAGGAAGAACAACAACCAAcgcaag ATTGAGGTAATGCACGACTTCCAAGGCAACCACAGCTGTCTGTATGTCTCCACCACTGAGACAGATTCAGAGGCAGAAGACAATCCAGAGCAGCTCACACG CCATATTATGAAGGAACTGATAGCTACAGAGAGGATCTATGTGGACGAgctgctctctgtccttctg GGCTACAGGGCAGAAATGGAGGACCCATCCATGTCTAATCTTCTTCCCCCAGCTCTACGCTGCCAGAAGGATGTTCTATTTGGCAACATGCCTGAGATTTACCAGTTCCACAGCAG GATCTTCCTCCAAGATCTGCAGGGTTGCCTAGAGACACCAGAGAGGGTGGGGACTTGCTTCCTTCAACGG aaaGCAAAGTTCCAGGTGTATGAGCGTTACTGCCAGAACAAGCCTGGCTCTGAGTTGCTATGGAGACAGTGCTCTGATTCGCCCTTCTTCAAG GAGTGCCAGAAGAAGCTGGACCACAAGCTGGGTCTGGACTCTTACCTCCTAAAACCAGTCCAACGCCTCACCAAGTACCAGCTGCTCCTCAAG GAGCTGTTGAAGCACTGTACGGAGGAGCGATACCGCTGTGAACTCCAGCAGGCTCTGGACTCCatgctggagctgctgaagTCTGTCAACGACTCCATGCATCAGATAGCCATCACTGGATACCAG GGTGACCTCAGCCAGCTGGGCCGAGTGGTGATGCAGGGAGGCTTCAGCGTGTGGATCAGCCATAAGAGAACAGCGGTGCGAATGAAGGAGCTGGCCAGGTTCAAACCCATGCAGAGGCATCTCTTCCTCTATGACCTCGCCCTGCTCTTCTGCAAGCGCAGAGACGAGGACACTCACGAGAGGACACCCTTCTACAGCTTCAAATCCTGCCTCAGA ATGAGTGCAGTGGGAATCACAGAAAATGTGAAAGGAGATGTGAAGAAATTTGAAATCTGGTACAGTGGCAGAGAAGTAGTGTACATAATTCAg gCTCCCACACTGGAGGTCAAAGTTGCCTGGCTGACAGAGATTCGAAAAATTCTCAGCAACCAGCAGAGGCTGCGTCAAG ATGAGGCTCCTTCTCTTCCACTTTCAGACAACCCCCTCTCTGACAG TGCATCAGAGATGTGTGTGTCGTGGGGCGGAGCGTCGGTGGGAGGCTGCTCAGCGTGTCTCCCTGTTCCTCACAGCTCCTCCACAACAAGTTACTCCCACAGGCTACGGGGGGAGGAGTCAATAGACACAAGCCCCGCCCACACGGAACCCGTAGTTCAATCACCTCGACGCA CTTGGCCTGTTCCTGCCCACTCAGTGGCCATCTGTGAGGGTCTGGAGGACTGGGGTGCAGCTACAGACCTCTCCAACCTATCGGACTCAGACGAGGAGGATCAGCCTTCTCCCCTG GTGGCCGGCAGGTACAGGGTCATGGTAGAGAGCAGCATGGCCagcactgatgacatcatctttaACTGTGGCGATGTCATCCAGCTGCTGCACGAGGAATTGTCAGGgatgtg GATGGTGAGGAATGTAAGTCGTGGGGAAGAAGGGCGTGTTCTACCTGAGGACCTGCACAGGATTCTGGGAGAGACTTGctaa
- the arr3a gene encoding arrestin 3a, retinal (X-arrestin), whose product MRVFKKTSKGGGLTLCLGKRDYVDHVTKVDQVDGVVKLDTADFGERKVFVQLACAFRYGSDDLDVMGLCFRKDIWIQHVQIYPESHKPTLTEMHNTLIKKTGDNSYPFSFEIPTNLPCSVSLQPGPDDKGKACGVDFEVKTFLAMDRCNADETIDKKDTARLIIRKIQYAPSQVGAGPKADICKGFMMSDKPVHLEASLEKDLYFHGEAIPIKIKINNESNKTVKKFNISVEQTTDIVLYSADKYSKSVFNKEFGETVEPNGTYENTLSITPVLSENKEKRGLSLDGRLKDEDTNLASTTVLRPGVEKDVLGILVSYKIKINLMVAGGGLLGGLTSSDVTVELALQLMHPKPEEDVTLEVEKKPTERQEGNKGK is encoded by the exons ATGAG GGTTTTTAAGAAGACCAGCAAAGGTGGAGGG CTGACCCTGTGCCTGGGGAAGAGAGACTATGTGGACCACGTGACTAAAGTGGACCAAGTTG ATGGTGTTGTAAAGCTGGACACAGCTGATTTTGGAGAGAGGAAAG TGTTTGTGCAGCTGGCATGTGCATTCCGGTACGGTAGTGACGACCTGGATGTGATGGGCCTGTGCTTCAGGAAAGACATCTGGATCCAGCATGTCCAAATCTACCCAGAGAGCCACAAGCCCACTCTGACCGAAATGCACAACACCCTGATAAAGAAGACTGGAGACAACTCATACCCTTTCAGTTTTGAG ATTCCCACCAACCTGCCGTGCTccgtctctctgcagcctggACCCGATGACAAGGGGAAG GCTTGTGGAGTAGACTTTGAGGTCAAGACGTTCCTCGCCATGGACAGATGCAACGCTGATGAGACGATTGACAAGAA GGACACCGCTCGCCTTATCATTCGTAAAATCCAGTATGCCCCCTCTCAGGTGGGCGCCGGGCCCAAGGCTGATATCTGCAAGGGCTTCATGATGTCCGACAAGCCTGTTCACCTGGAGGCTTCTTTGGAGAAAGAT CTCTACTTCCACGGTGAAGCAATCccaatcaaaatcaaaatcaacaaCGAGTCTaacaaaacagtgaagaaatTCAACATCTCTG TGGAACAAACCACAGACATCGTCCTCTACTCTGCAGACAAATACAGCAAGTCTGTTTTCAACAAAGAGTTTGG agagacagtggaGCCCAACGGCACCTACGAGAACACCCTGAGCATCACCCCCGTGCTGTCTGAAAACAAGGAAAAACGGGGGCTGTCACTGGACGGACGGCTGAAGGATGAGGACACCAACTTGGCCTCCACCACCGT GCTGCGGCCAGGTGTTGAAAAAGACGTGTTGGGGATCCTGGTTTCCTACAAGATTAAAATTAACCTCATGGTGGCCGGAGGAGG CCTGCTGGGCGGCCTCACTTCTAG tgatgtcacagtggaGCTTGCGTTGCAGCTGATGCACCCCAAACCTgaag AGGATGTTACCCTGGAGGTTGAGAAGAAACCCACAGAAAGACAGGAAGGCAACAAGGGgaagtga